CCCGCCCTTAATACGTTTTATCAGCCCAGCCAAGGGTGCGGCCGAGGCCGGCTCACCGAAAATGCCGGCTGATGCCATTTTGTGATAAGCGGCCATTATTTCGGCATCTGAAACCATGTCTATAATCCCGCCTGACTGGTCTCTGGCTTCCTCGGCTTTTTTCCAGGAAGCAGGGTTACCTATGCGGATAGCGGTGGCCAGTGTTTCAGGCTCGGCAATAGCATGGCCGCGGACAATGGGGGCGGCCCCTTCGGCCTGAAAACCCATCATTTTGGGCAGGGAAGCGGCTTTACCCAGCTGGTGATATTCTTTAAAACCCTTCCAATAGGCAGTAATATTGCCGGCATTGCCCACCGGTATAAACAAAAAGTCAGGCGCTTTGCCCAGAGCGTCTACAATCTCAAAAGCAGATGTTTTCTGGCCTTCTATACGGTATGGATTAACCGAGTTAACCAGCGCCACTTTGTGCTTCTCAGTCAGTTTGAAGACTATCTGCAAGGCTTGGTCAAAGTTGCCTTTAATCTGAATGATTTTTGCCCCGTAAACAATTGCCTGAGCCAGTTTGCCCAGGGCTATTTTGCCGGACGGGATAATTATAATGGACTCAAGCCCGCTGGCAGCCGCATAGGCGGTAGCCGAAGCGCTGGTATTGCCGGTGGAAGCACAAACCACCGCTTTAAAACCATCTTCAATAGCCTTGGCAACCGCCATGACCATGCCCCGGTCCTTGAAAGAGCCGGTGGGATTGCAGCCTTCCAGCTTAAAATAAAGCTCAGCTATCCCCAGTTCCTTTTCCAGCTTTGGGCAACGCACCAGAGGCGTATCACCCTCACCCAGCGTAAGCGGGGGGGTTTTATCTGTAACCGGCAGATATTTCCGGTAATGCTCAATGACACCCTGTTTCATATATTCTCCTAAATACCTACCCGAACAAAATTATTTATATCCTTTACTTTATCCAGCCCGCCCAGCTCCACCAGCGCCTGCTGGACAAAGGCTTCTTTGGCGGGGTGGGTCATGATAACTATCTCGGCAGTCAGGTTTTCTTCGTCTGTTTCTTTCTGGATTACCGACGAAATGCTGATATTATGGTCACCCAGTACTCTGGCAATAAGGGCCAGCACACCCGGTGAATCGGTCACTGTCATCCGCAGGTAATAACGGGTGAGAATATCGCTCATGGGTTTTACGCCCAGAGGTTTGTCCATATTCCAGCGCATCCGGTTACCCACCCCCAGGTGGATATCCTGCGCCGCCGCCAGCACATCCGCCACCACCGCACTGGAAGTGGCCGAAGCACCTGCCCCCTGGCCCTGAAAGAGCACCGGCCCGACTAAATCACCCTCTACCAATACGGCATTGAAAACCCCGTCCACCTTGGCCAGCCATTCATCCTTGGGCAAAAAGACCGGGTGAACCCTGGCTTCTATCTGACCGTTGCCGGGTTTTGTTATAGCCAGCAGTTTTATGTTAAACCCAAGCTCATCCGCATAGCAGAAATCACGGCTGGTCAGGCGGGAAATACCTTCACGGTAAATATCTTCCGGTTTAACCTTACACTGAAAGTTTATGGAAGCCATAATGGCCAGTTTATAAACAGCATCCGTGCCTTCTATGTCATTAGACGGGTTGGCTTCGGCATAACCCAGAGACTGGGCCTGTTTCAGGGCAGTCTCAAAGTCCAGCCCTTCTTTGGCCATACGGGTCAGGATATAGTTGGTAGTCCCGTTGATAATGGCATAAATGCCGTTTATATGGTTGGCGGCTAAATCATACTGAAAAGGCGAGATAAGCGGTATTCCCCCGCCCACGCTGGCTTCGCAGCGCAGGCCGGTATTATTTTCCCTGGCCAGTTTGACCAGTTCCGGAGCATGCTTGGCAATAACCTCTTTATTGGAAGTAACCACGCATTTACCCATTTTCAGCCCGCGGGAAAGCAGGTTGAAAGCGGGGTATTCCCCGCCGATAGCCTCAACCACAATATCCAGACCGGGGGTATTAAAAAAGTCATCTTCATCAGTAGTCAGCACCCCTTCGGGCAAAAGCTTTGCCAGGGGGCGGCTCATATCCTGAGGGAGAACCTTTACCTTTTTCAGTTTCAGGGGGAAGCCCAGCTGGGCAGAAAGGAATTCCTCCCTCTCATGGAGCACTTTGGACACCTGTCCGGCTACTACTCCCAGACCTATTACTCCTACCCCTATATACTCTTTTTCCATTGAAATTGTCCTTTATCCCGTTAGTCCAGCTGGTCTATGGCAAAAGTGATAAGGTCATCACTGAAAGTATTGGTCAATCTATCCAGATTGGCATTCTTAAGGTCAGTCGTCCACTCATCTACTTTATCATTTATAAGAAGAGTGCGGTCATCTTCGCTAAGCTCACGGTTTTCGTCAACACTCTTCAGCCGGACTATCCAGCACCCGCCGCGGGTAGTATTGGTATCATCCTGTATAGGGTCAAGAACGGTATTCAGTTCTGCGTCATCGGCAAATATAATATCAGCCACATTCTCAGGTACGCTTGTTGAGGATATCCAGTCCATATCCCCCCGGTTATCCTCAACATTGGCCAGCTGTGAATACTCAACTGCCAAATCCCCCCAGTCCTCACCGGCCTCCAGTTTGGCCTTAACCTCAAGCGCTACCTCCTGGGAAGGCAGGAGCATACCCAATGCATGAATCTGCCCGGAGTCAGCGTTGCGTTCCAGCACTTCTATCAGCCAGTAAGCCCTTTGCTTGCTTACGTCAGCATCCTGTAAAAGGGTATAGTCATAGCTATCGGTAGAGAAAATGTACTGTTCCAGTATCTCTGAGCCATAAAGCGATGAAATAGTATTGGCAGGCCTGAAATCTATAGTACCCTCGTCAGTTTTGGTATTAGATTCCAAAGACAATTCGGCGGCCTTAGCGGCAAACTCTTCATCAGTGGTTATACCTGCCAGTACTTCACTGGCGGCGCTTTCGCTTTCAAGCAGCATGGCCAGAGCTTCACGCTGTTCGGCATTCTGGGGCACCTGCGGGTCAAAATACTCGGTCTTCAGGGTGCTAATCAGCAGGCTTGCCCGGACAATATCCCTCACGGCGGGCACATCATCCAGACTGTTTTCCTCTATGGAGGCATCTATTTCATCTTCGGATACGGTGTAACCCATTTCGGCAGCTTTTTCCACAATAAGCTGGTTCAGCTGGATTCTTTCGGCTACTGCATCTATAAAGTAGTAAGCATAAGTGGAATCACCGCCGGTAAAATGCTTGAGGGCATCTACGAAATAAGATACGTTGTATTTAGTGTCACCCACCGTCAGTACGACCGTATGCATGGGTTTATACTGGTCTACATACCAGCCCTTGTATACGCCCATTCCCACCAGGACCAGAACGATACCTATCACCGAAAGCCCGGTGGCAAAGATTATCCTCTGGCGTTTCTTCTGGGATTCAAATTTTGCTACCTGATGTTTACTGTAATGCCGTTTTACGGGTTGTTGCGGTTTCTTGGCCAATTTTGTTTATCCCCCTAATATTATCCTGGTACTTAAAACAACCCCCATTATAAAAAGGGTAGTTTGTTGTCCATAAATCCCTTCCCCGCCAATGTCTTAAACCTCTGCGGAAAGAAAGTCACATAATTATAGATTCTACCAATATATAACGCAACGCATCAGTTTTGGTTAAACTTGATTTAACCGCCCCGAATATATTAAGATAAGTCCTCATTGCTAATATATACTTATCCGTCTGTGATTCATTTTCCTGTACCCTATCCCTCTTAGCTTGTAGAATTTGCTCAGAAGAGAACAAGAACCTATGAAAGCTATTATTCTGGTCGGCGGGCAGGGCACAAGGCTTCGGCCGCTAAGTATAAACACGCCCAAATCCATGGTTCCGGTACTTAACGTACCTTTCTTAAGCCATGTTTTGCGTTACCTGTCTTCCTGCGGCATCAAAGATATTATCCTTACCCAGGGGCATCTGGCCGCCCCCATTGAGCAGTATTTCGGCAATGGCCAAAGCCTGGGTGTAAACCTGGTATATTCGGTTGAACACGAGGCTTTAGGCACAGCCGGGGCTATCAAAAATGCCGAACGCTACCTTGATGACACTTTCATTACTTTGAACGGGGATATATTTACCCATCTGGATTTGTCTGCCATGCTGCGCGCCCACCGGGATAAAAAAGCGCTGGTCAGCATAGCCCTGACACCGGTAGATGACCCCACCAAATACGGGCTGGTTGAAACCGCAGACGGCGGCAGGGTAAGCCGCTTTCTGGAAAAGCCTTCACCCGCCCAGATAACAACCAACATGATAAATGCCGGCACGTATATCATTGAGCCCGAAGTACTCAAATACATACCTGCGGGTGAAAACCACAGCTTTGAAAGACAGCTTTTCCCCCGCCTGCTGAATGAATGTCAGGCGGTTTATGCCTACCCGTCCAGTGCGTACTGGATAGACATTGGCAGCCCCGAAAAATACTCCCAGCTAAACAGGGATTTACT
This sequence is a window from Dehalococcoides mccartyi 195. Protein-coding genes within it:
- the thrC gene encoding threonine synthase produces the protein MKQGVIEHYRKYLPVTDKTPPLTLGEGDTPLVRCPKLEKELGIAELYFKLEGCNPTGSFKDRGMVMAVAKAIEDGFKAVVCASTGNTSASATAYAAASGLESIIIIPSGKIALGKLAQAIVYGAKIIQIKGNFDQALQIVFKLTEKHKVALVNSVNPYRIEGQKTSAFEIVDALGKAPDFLFIPVGNAGNITAYWKGFKEYHQLGKAASLPKMMGFQAEGAAPIVRGHAIAEPETLATAIRIGNPASWKKAEEARDQSGGIIDMVSDAEIMAAYHKMASAGIFGEPASAAPLAGLIKRIKGGQDFSSSQVVCVVTGNGLKDSNIAIKGAGGFSETEASLGAVEKVLGW
- a CDS encoding homoserine dehydrogenase; protein product: MEKEYIGVGVIGLGVVAGQVSKVLHEREEFLSAQLGFPLKLKKVKVLPQDMSRPLAKLLPEGVLTTDEDDFFNTPGLDIVVEAIGGEYPAFNLLSRGLKMGKCVVTSNKEVIAKHAPELVKLARENNTGLRCEASVGGGIPLISPFQYDLAANHINGIYAIINGTTNYILTRMAKEGLDFETALKQAQSLGYAEANPSNDIEGTDAVYKLAIMASINFQCKVKPEDIYREGISRLTSRDFCYADELGFNIKLLAITKPGNGQIEARVHPVFLPKDEWLAKVDGVFNAVLVEGDLVGPVLFQGQGAGASATSSAVVADVLAAAQDIHLGVGNRMRWNMDKPLGVKPMSDILTRYYLRMTVTDSPGVLALIARVLGDHNISISSVIQKETDEENLTAEIVIMTHPAKEAFVQQALVELGGLDKVKDINNFVRVGI
- a CDS encoding peptidylprolyl isomerase; this translates as MAKKPQQPVKRHYSKHQVAKFESQKKRQRIIFATGLSVIGIVLVLVGMGVYKGWYVDQYKPMHTVVLTVGDTKYNVSYFVDALKHFTGGDSTYAYYFIDAVAERIQLNQLIVEKAAEMGYTVSEDEIDASIEENSLDDVPAVRDIVRASLLISTLKTEYFDPQVPQNAEQREALAMLLESESAASEVLAGITTDEEFAAKAAELSLESNTKTDEGTIDFRPANTISSLYGSEILEQYIFSTDSYDYTLLQDADVSKQRAYWLIEVLERNADSGQIHALGMLLPSQEVALEVKAKLEAGEDWGDLAVEYSQLANVEDNRGDMDWISSTSVPENVADIIFADDAELNTVLDPIQDDTNTTRGGCWIVRLKSVDENRELSEDDRTLLINDKVDEWTTDLKNANLDRLTNTFSDDLITFAIDQLD
- a CDS encoding nucleotidyltransferase family protein, producing MKAIILVGGQGTRLRPLSINTPKSMVPVLNVPFLSHVLRYLSSCGIKDIILTQGHLAAPIEQYFGNGQSLGVNLVYSVEHEALGTAGAIKNAERYLDDTFITLNGDIFTHLDLSAMLRAHRDKKALVSIALTPVDDPTKYGLVETADGGRVSRFLEKPSPAQITTNMINAGTYIIEPEVLKYIPAGENHSFERQLFPRLLNECQAVYAYPSSAYWIDIGSPEKYSQLNRDLLCGEGGDFGFSRGNEIVIGRGCQLHPTARISGPVLVGENCIIGANACIAGPVVIGAECRIEDEATLTESVIWQNVTIGAECKVVSSIIANHCHLKAGGKYENVVLGDNVTAECGCAPEPGSKISPGILMI